A portion of the Sabethes cyaneus chromosome 3, idSabCyanKW18_F2, whole genome shotgun sequence genome contains these proteins:
- the LOC128739708 gene encoding uncharacterized protein LOC128739708: MLLNQSCPPRAGWGPVHSRILSGFPTTEKNFEEAKRELAELFARFRSDVEQNKISSACSEEGIVWHLTPPKAPHFGGLWEAAVKTTKRHLFRQLGSTHLSFEDYYTILHQIEAAKNSRPLLPMSDAPNNLAALTPGHFLTGSSLQALPDPYLLHTPVNALAHLQRLQQHVQKFWSNWRSEYLQELIKDTKRAARNDETQPGRMVILVDEMLPAIRHNNRSHNKANH, encoded by the coding sequence ATGCTTCTCAATCAAAGCTGTCCACCTAGAGCTGGTTGGGGACCTGTTCACTCCAGGATTCTTAGCGGCTTTCCGACAACGGAAAAAAACTTCGAAGAAGCCAAACGCGAACTGGCTGAATTGTTCGCAAGATTCAGGAGCGACGTCGAGCAAAACAAAATCTCATCTGCCTGTTCAGAGGAAGGAATTGTGTGGCATTTGACTCCCCCTAAAGCACCACACTTCGGGGGCCTGTGGGAGGCGGCGGTGAAGACCACTAAGAGGCATTTGTTTCGGCAATTGGGTAGTACACACCTTAGTTTCGAGGACTACTATACAATTCTGCACCAAATTGAAGCGGCCAAGAACTCACGTCCACTGCTGCCGATGTCCGATGCTCCCAACAACCTTGCTGCATTGACACCGGGGCACTTCCTTACCGGATCATCGCTTCAAGCCTTGCCCGACCCATATCTTCTACACACTCCAGTGAACGCCCTCGCCCACCTCCAAAGACTGCAACAACACGTCCAGAAATTTTGGTCCAACTGGCGGTCAGAATATCTGCAGGAGCTGATAAAGGATACGAAACGTGCTGCTCGTAATGACGAGACCCAACCGGGTCGCATGGTAATCCTGGTAGACGAAATGCTGCCAGCAATCCGCCATAACAACAGGAGCCATAACAAGGCCAATCACTAA
- the LOC128739709 gene encoding uncharacterized protein LOC128739709 has translation MADNLPFLVDSLFGWVVTGSASTTNPAQLQSINPSIVAVSMLTLEESMERLWKTEELTVNNNYSIDECYCEDFYPSTTTRDESGRYIVRLPRKPDFDAMLGEFKTCALRCFAQLERRLDSDETLKEEYHKLITEYLSLGHMRLVETDDGNHSHTFYVPHHPVLKEDNMTTKIRVVFNGSARTSTGFSPNETLCVDPVVKDDLLSIVLRFLTYPEAVVGDIEKIYKQTLHHPDDLALLRILFRFSKDVTVQTYELLTVTYGLAPSSFLATRTLQQLANDEGSHTP, from the coding sequence ATGGCCGATAATCTTCCGTTCCTGGTAGACAGCTTATTTGGTTGGGTCGTCACAGGCTCAGCTAGCACTACAAACCCTGCTCAGTTGCAGTCCATCAATCCTAGTATCGTAGCTGTTTCCATGCTAACACTGGAGGAGAGCATGGAACGATTATGGAAAACCGAGGAATTGACCGTCAACAATAACTACTCCATCGATGAGTGCTACTGTGAAGATTTCTATCCATCTACAACAACTCGAGACGAGTCAGGGCGCTACATCGTTCGTTTACCACGAAAGCCCGACTTCGATGCTATGCTAGGAGAATTTAAAACCTGTGCACTTCGCTGCTTCGCTCAGCTTGAACGACGACTCGACAGCGATGAAACATTGAAGGAGGAATACCATAAACTCATAACGGAGTACCTCTCCCTTGGCCATATGCGACTGGTCGAGACGGACGACGGAAATCACTCCCACACATTTTATGTGCCCCACCACCCTGTCCTAAAGGAAGATAATATGACTACCAAAATTAGAGTGGTATTCAACGGTTCAGCTCGTACTTCGACTGGCTTCTCTCCTAATGAAACACTTTGTGTGGATCCGGTGGTTAAAGATGACCTCCTTTCAATCGTTCTTCGGTTCCTCACTTACCCTGAGGCTGTCGTCGGAGACATAGAAAAAATATACAAACAGACTCTACATCATCCAGATGACCTCGCTTTGCTACGCATTCTCTTCCGGTTTTCAAAGGACGTCACTGTCCAGACTTACGAGCTTCTAACCGTGACTTACGGTTTAGCTCCATCATCTTTTTTGGCTACACGAACCCTTCAACAGCTCGCAAACGACGAAGGTTCGCATACCCCTTAG